A single genomic interval of Candidatus Hydrogenedentota bacterium harbors:
- a CDS encoding tetratricopeptide repeat protein, protein MTLPLKTAGHSRTRKALRLCAAAALALPPLALAGCYAETGREPVYVPKTRALELHRDAAAAAAAKDFGRALTLVDAALKEDAGYGDAALTRAVILAQSGKLEEAAAAYSDVAQQWDDHPEAHVMRGIVLEKLGRRDEAGEAYARGLAGFEARAENRPKPREELMHALTVYLHRGDSAGLVAFNALLGKYPDYKPALELKQRILDGDRGFVMTWLEEPGR, encoded by the coding sequence ATGACACTCCCCCTGAAAACAGCTGGCCATTCCCGGACGCGCAAGGCCCTGCGTCTTTGCGCGGCGGCCGCCCTTGCGCTGCCGCCCCTGGCGCTGGCGGGATGCTACGCGGAAACGGGCCGCGAGCCCGTCTATGTGCCCAAGACCCGCGCCCTGGAACTTCACCGCGACGCCGCCGCGGCCGCGGCCGCCAAGGATTTCGGGCGCGCCCTGACGCTGGTGGACGCCGCCCTGAAGGAGGACGCGGGCTACGGGGACGCCGCGCTCACCCGCGCCGTCATTCTCGCCCAGTCCGGGAAGCTGGAGGAGGCTGCCGCAGCCTATTCCGACGTCGCGCAGCAGTGGGACGACCATCCGGAGGCCCACGTCATGCGCGGGATTGTGCTGGAGAAACTGGGCCGCCGCGACGAGGCCGGCGAGGCGTATGCGCGCGGCCTGGCGGGCTTCGAGGCCCGCGCGGAAAACCGCCCCAAGCCCCGGGAGGAGCTGATGCACGCCCTGACCGTCTATCTGCACCGGGGGGACAGCGCCGGCCTTGTGGCGTTCAACGCGCTTCTGGGAAAATACCCCGACTACAAGCCCGCTCTGGAGCTGAAACAGCGCATCCTGGACGGGGACCGCGGATTTGTCATGACCTGGCTCGAGGAGCCCGGCAGATAG
- a CDS encoding diphosphate--fructose-6-phosphate 1-phosphotransferase, with protein MPKNVIVAQSGGPSPVINSSLRGVVEACGMFPDTFGTVYGGWHGIEGVLREELLNLSAQSDEEIALLRYTPAAGAVGTCRYKLKKDQQEDFARVMEVFKAHDIGYFFYNGGNDSMDTAHKIAVLAREQGLDLVAVGVPKTIDNDVGDAEFKLIDHTPGYGSVARYWMGIVQNADEENRGSCPADPVLVLQAMGRKIGYIPAAARLADPKREMPLQIYMAESKVSAEELCDNVNRQLLRDGRCVVVVSEGFDVGELGDVRDSFGHTNFGATQITAAQKVVNLLNANKLPVPGKARGQVSGTDQRSTAAYASVVDLDEAYKVGQQAVLIAVSGENGWMSTILREPGPIYNVRYDKAPLELVANSERTFPEAWISPSKTDVTDDFVRYAKPLIGEDWASVPVVNGRQRFARLAPVFADKKLPEYLPQALRKK; from the coding sequence ATGCCGAAGAATGTGATTGTGGCCCAGTCGGGCGGACCCAGCCCCGTGATCAACAGCTCCCTGCGCGGCGTGGTGGAGGCGTGCGGGATGTTCCCGGACACCTTCGGCACGGTGTACGGCGGATGGCACGGCATTGAGGGCGTGCTCCGCGAGGAGCTGCTGAACCTGTCGGCGCAGAGCGACGAGGAGATCGCCCTGCTCCGGTACACCCCCGCCGCCGGCGCCGTGGGCACCTGCCGCTACAAGCTCAAGAAGGACCAGCAGGAGGATTTCGCCCGGGTCATGGAGGTCTTCAAGGCCCACGACATCGGCTATTTCTTCTACAACGGCGGAAACGACTCCATGGACACGGCGCACAAGATCGCCGTGCTGGCCAGGGAGCAGGGCCTCGACCTCGTCGCCGTCGGCGTGCCCAAGACCATTGACAACGACGTGGGCGACGCGGAGTTCAAGCTCATTGACCACACGCCGGGCTACGGCAGCGTGGCGCGGTACTGGATGGGCATCGTGCAGAACGCCGACGAGGAGAACCGGGGCTCCTGCCCGGCGGACCCCGTGCTGGTGCTTCAGGCCATGGGCCGCAAGATCGGCTACATCCCCGCCGCGGCGCGGCTGGCCGACCCGAAGCGCGAGATGCCCCTCCAGATCTACATGGCCGAGTCGAAGGTCTCCGCGGAGGAGCTCTGCGACAACGTCAACCGGCAGCTCCTGCGCGACGGCCGCTGCGTGGTCGTGGTGAGCGAGGGCTTTGACGTGGGCGAGCTCGGCGATGTGCGGGACAGCTTCGGCCACACGAACTTCGGCGCGACGCAGATCACCGCCGCCCAGAAGGTGGTCAACCTGCTCAACGCGAACAAGCTGCCGGTGCCCGGCAAGGCCCGCGGGCAGGTCTCCGGCACCGACCAGCGCAGCACGGCGGCCTACGCCTCCGTGGTGGACCTGGACGAGGCCTACAAGGTGGGCCAGCAGGCCGTGCTGATTGCCGTTTCCGGCGAGAATGGCTGGATGTCCACCATCCTGCGCGAACCCGGCCCCATCTACAACGTGCGCTACGACAAGGCCCCCCTGGAGCTGGTCGCCAACTCCGAGCGGACTTTCCCCGAGGCGTGGATTTCGCCGTCCAAAACGGACGTCACGGACGACTTTGTCCGTTACGCGAAACCCCTCATCGGCGAGGACTGGGCGAGCGTCCCCGTGGTGAACGGCCGCCAGCGCTTCGCGCGGCTGGCCCCCGTCTTCGCGGACAAGAAACTCCCCGAGTACCTCCCGCAGGCCCTCCGCAAGAAATGA
- a CDS encoding deoxyguanosinetriphosphate triphosphohydrolase, with translation MTLCPGAARAAETRGREHPETEDPHRTAFQRDRDRILHTKAFRRLKRKTQVFLAPAGDHYRTRLTHTLEVSQIARSISRALFLNEDLTEAIALGHDLGHTPFGHAGERVLDRALEGGFRHYEQSLRVVQKLEKRRSGPGLNLTWEVRDGIVNHSRGKGLLYGKPRGAEGPATLEGLVVAIADAIGYISHDIDDALRAEVLRPEDLPRDAVGVLGKTTSERINTMVVGVIHGSADGTVGIVPEVRDAMLTLRTYLYSTVYPCAAIDTEIKKAEQMLETLHAHLLAHPLPDILEADPADSLARRTADFVAGMTDEYAMQLYRELILPSPWRG, from the coding sequence ATGACCCTGTGCCCCGGGGCGGCGCGGGCGGCCGAAACCCGCGGGCGGGAGCATCCGGAGACGGAGGACCCGCACCGGACCGCATTCCAGCGGGACCGGGACCGCATCCTGCACACGAAGGCTTTCCGGCGTCTGAAGCGGAAGACGCAGGTCTTTCTCGCCCCCGCCGGGGACCATTACCGGACCCGTCTGACACACACGCTGGAGGTCTCCCAGATCGCGCGCAGCATCTCGCGGGCCCTGTTTCTGAACGAGGATCTCACGGAGGCCATCGCGCTGGGCCACGACCTTGGCCACACGCCCTTTGGACATGCGGGGGAGCGCGTGCTGGACCGCGCGCTGGAGGGCGGTTTTCGCCACTACGAGCAGAGCCTGCGGGTGGTGCAGAAGCTGGAGAAGCGGCGCTCCGGGCCGGGGCTCAACCTGACATGGGAGGTGCGGGACGGCATTGTGAACCACTCCCGGGGCAAGGGCCTGCTCTATGGAAAGCCCCGAGGCGCGGAGGGGCCCGCCACACTGGAGGGGCTGGTGGTGGCCATCGCGGACGCCATCGGCTACATCAGCCACGACATAGACGACGCCCTGCGCGCGGAGGTGCTGCGGCCGGAGGACCTGCCCCGCGACGCCGTGGGGGTTCTGGGAAAGACCACGTCCGAACGCATCAACACGATGGTGGTCGGGGTGATCCACGGAAGCGCGGACGGGACCGTGGGCATTGTGCCGGAGGTGCGGGACGCCATGCTGACCCTGCGCACCTATCTGTATTCCACGGTGTACCCCTGCGCGGCCATAGACACGGAGATCAAGAAGGCGGAGCAGATGCTTGAAACGCTCCATGCGCACCTGTTGGCGCACCCGCTTCCGGACATACTGGAGGCGGATCCGGCGGACTCCCTGGCCCGCCGCACGGCGGATTTCGTGGCGGGCATGACGGACGAGTACGCCATGCAGCTCTACCGCGAGCTCATTCTCCCCTCCCCTTGGCGGGGCTGA